The following DNA comes from Halobacillus litoralis.
TAATGGAGAAACAAGACCAGAAGAAGTTGTGCGGTCTACCCGGAAGTTTCTTGAAAGCCAAACTCATGGTAAAATAGATTATATTGAATTATTATCCTATCCTGAGTTAGAATTCGTAAAAACCATCGAACGACCTGTCATACTGGCCACTGCGGTCTTTTATGAAAAGGCGAGGCTGATCGATAATGTGGTTTTTAATGAAAAAGGAGAAGAGACAGCAGGATGAGCGGTAAGGAGGAACATGATGTTTCGCACCATGATGAAAGCCAAAATCCATCGCGCCCGGGTAACGGAAGCGAACTTGAATTATGTGGGGAGTATTACAATTGACCAGAATTTGATGGACCAAGTAGGGATTCTTCCTCATGAAAAGGTTCAAATCGTCAATAATAATAATGGTTCCCGTTTAGAGACTTATGTGATTTCAGGAGAGCGTGGAAGTGGAGTTATATGCTTGAACGGAGCTGCAGCAAGGCTTGTCCAACCAGATGATGTCGTCATAATCGTCTCTTATGCCATACTTAGTGAAGAAGAATTAGCAGATTTCAAACCGAAAATTGCCTTGATGGGCGAAGGTAATCAAGTGGAAGAAATCATAGAAGAGGAACCACCATTAACGGCTTTACCTTTTTGATGAGCAGGAACAAGCGAGTATTAAAGGGATTTTGCCATCATCGATCGGCAGGATCCTTCCTTTTTGTGGACGAAAGTAGGGGGATCGCATGACTACATTTGCAATTGTAGACTTAGAAACAACAGGAAATTCAGCATCTAAAGGAGATCGGATCATTGAGATCGGTATCGTTGTGATGAATGAAGAGGGATCCGTAGTAGAGGAATTCTCTTCTTTGGTTTACCCTGAAAGAGAGATCCCTCCGTTCATCACTTCCTTAACAGGGATAGAGGATGAAGATGTATTGGAAGCACCATTATTCTCGGAAATAGCAGAGGACATTTATCCTCTTTTTCAAAATGGATATATCGTTGCACATAATATAGAGTTCGACCTCAGCTTTTTGAATGATGAGTTAGCACGCTGCGGTTATCAACCATTACATAATCCCATCATTGATACAGTAGAATTTTCCAGGATCATGCTCCCGACCTCCCCGACTTATAAGCTGGGCCAATTGGCTGACCACTTGAATATGGGACACGATCGTCCTCATCGGGCTCTTTCTGATGCTCAAGTGACAGCGGATCTATTAGCATATCTTTTGAAAGAATTGAAAAGTCTCCCTGAGCGGACTTTGGTTCACCTTTTAAAGGTGGAATCTAAACTGAAAAGTGATCTTCGCCCTTTCATTCAACTGAATATAGACCAGAAACGTTATGGCCAAATAACAGATCCAGACATCGACATCCGTCATGGAATTTCTGTGAGAAAACAAACGAACTTACGTACCACGGCCCCTATAAATCTTCCTTCTTTTGAAAGTTGGAAAAAAGACGTTTATGAAGGTGAAAATGGTCTGAAAAGTCTGCTTGATAACTTTGAAAATAGACAAGGTCAGCAAGAGATGACTACAAATGTCCACGAGGCTTTTGAACAAGACAAACATGCAGTGATTGAAGCCGGGGCTGGGACGGGGAAATCGGTCGCTTATTTGTTGACTGCTTCCTATCATGCATTACAGCATGATTCGAGAGTGGTTATTACCACACATACAACCAGTCTTCAGAAACAATTGTTAGAAGATGAGATCCCTAAAGTCGAAAGAATGTTCCCACGCCCGATCAAAGCAGTTTTATATAAAGGGAAAAGTCACTATATCAGTCTGGTACATTTTCATTATGAACTCGAGAATTCTTATCAGGACAATTATGATGTAGCTCTTACTAAAGCCATGATTCTTGTATGGTTAACGACTACGAGGACTGGTGATGTCGATGAAATCCAATTGCCCTCCAATGGCCGGCAGTTCTGGCATAAAGTTTCGGCGGAGCAGTCAAGTAAATCCGTGCAGTTGGGTTATGTGGATGATTCATTTTATCAATGGGCTCAACAAAAAGCATTACATGCAGATTTGGTCATTACCAACCATGCACTGTTTTGTATGGATATTATGAAAGAGGAATCGATTTTACCGGAATATGACCGTGTCGTCATCGATGAAGCTCATCATTTGGAATCTGTTTCCAGCCGTTATTTCGGTGTAAGAATGAATTATAAAGAGATACAAAGGCACTTAACCCAATTTGGGGAAATCTTTCACAAGAGTGTATACAGGCAGTGGCCGTTACAACGAGAATTTCATCAATACCTTGAAAGAGGACAGTATGCCATTGATGAAGCAAAAGAAGAGTTGAGTCATCTTTCCCGTTTCATTTACCAAAATGTAAAAAAGCAAAAAAATCTCAAAGGGAAAAGTGATGTGGGGAGAATCCAACTGGTACTTAAACCGGAGGAAATGCCTTCTTTCATGACTACAGCTAAAGAAATGTCCTACCGCTTCTTAGCTTCTTTACAAAAGCTCAGCCATGAAATGAGTAAAATTGAAGAGCAATTGAGAGGGCTATTATCCCTTAAAGAAGACGAAGGTGTTCCCATTTTATTGACCCGTCTGCATACACATAGAGAACTTTGTCAGACAATTCGTTCCCAACTGATACACTACTTTGACTTCGTAAGAGAGGGAGAAGTGAAGTGGGTAGAGATTGAAGGAGAAGGGGCAGCCAATTCCATCTATTTGTTCAGTGAACCCTTTGACATCGCGCGCTTGCTTAACCAACGCCTGTTTCAGGTGAAGAAGAGTGTCATTTTGACAAGTGCCACTCTTGCTACCGATCATTCGTTCACATATATCCGTGACACTTTGGGGTTAATTGATGATGAACGCACATTAGAAGTCAACATACCTTCACCCTACAATTATAAAAACCAGGTGCAATTGATGGTCCCCAATGACTTTCCGAATGTGAAGGAAGATCCTGATGCTTTCATAGAAGCAATCAGTGAAGCGATATATTCTGTGGCTGAAGTGACTAGAGGAAGGATGCTCGTCCTATTCACCTCATATGACATGCTGAGAAAAACCTATCATTTGTTGAGGGATTTCATCGATCCAGAAGAGTTCATGATTTTCGCTCAAGGGATTTCCAGTGGAAGCAGAGACCGTCTGAAAAAGAATTTCCAGGCTTTCGATCAGGCGATTTTATTAGGGACAAGTTCGTTTTGGGAAGGTGTCGATATTCCAGGAGATGATTTATCCTGTCTTATGATGGTACGCTTACCTTTTCAACCCCCAGACCAGCCTGTCCAATCCATCAGGAACGAACGTATGAAAAAAGAAGGGAAAAATTCCTTTATGGAAAAATCCCTCCCTCATGCAATCATCCGTTTTAAACAAGGTTTTGGCAGGTTGATTAGAAGCAACAAGGATAGAGGTATCGTATTCATTTGTGATACAAGGTTGATGGAAGCTCGTTACGGCAAGTATTTCTTATCTTCACTTCCTGATGTACCAGTTTCTTATAAATCGACAAGACAATTGATTAATCAAATAGAAGATTGGTTGTAATAAAGGAAAGAAGTATAAGTGTGAACCTGTTATAATATTAAGCGGGAAACAAAAGAAATTGCGTATTCTTAACGAAGTACGTTGGAGGGTTAATCGATGGAGAATAAAATTGAAACACTTTCGACCGTAAGAATTCAAAAATCCGACGATTTATATAAGGTTGTCGATACATTGAATCGCACACTGAAAGAAAATAATCTAATGTTTGGATTGTCTTTGGATGATGACGATGCTGAAACCGCAGTCTTCACCATATACCGCACCTAGATGGCTGAAATGGGCTTTGCTCATCGCAGGAATACTTTTGATCTTAGGCCTTTCATTAGCCGTGTGGATGTATATAGATATCAATGGTGATCGAAAAAAAGGACATGAGCAAGCGGCGTCATTTGCAAAAAGTGAAACTGAAATATCACAAATAGAGAAAGTTTCTACATACCACGGCGAAAGGGAGATCCATGTCGTTCAAGGCCTGAAAGAAAATGAGGATAGTTTAATCGTTTTTATGGACTTGAAAGATGAGAAAATCCTCGATACGGTTTCTGATAAAGAAACCCTTTCAATAGAAGAAATGCAAGGACAATGGGCGGACAGTTGTTCAGCATGCACTTTCAAAGACGTGCAATATGGTTATGAAGAAAACGAGCCCGTCTATCAACTGACCTATATTGATGGTCAAGATCGGTATGTGCTCGACTATTTCACATTGACAGGTGATTCATTCGACCAGCGTTTCGCCTTTAGAAAAAAAGAATAGAAGGAGTGAGTTTGATGCAATTAGCAGACCGCGTGCAATCTTTGACACCATCAAGTACATTAGCCATTACAGCTAAAGCGAAAGCATTGAAAGCAGAAGGCCATGATGTGATCGGATTAGGAGCTGGGGAACCAGATTTCAATACACCATCTTATATTATCGAAGCAGCCAAAAGAGCAATGGATGAAGGGTTGACGAAATATACACCAGCAGGTGGCATACCTGAGCTGAAAAACAGTATTACCACCAAGTTGAAACGTGATCAAAGCTTAACGTACACAAATGAACAGATCATCGTGACAACAGGGGCCAAACATGCATTATTCACACTCTTTCAAGTGCTGTTGAATGAAGGGGACGAAGTCATCGTACCAGCACCGTATTGGGTCAGTTACCCAGAGCAAATCAAATTAGCGGGTGGAAAGCCCGTCATTCTTCCGGCTCAAGAATCGAATGATTTCAAAATTACTCCAGGTCAATTGAAAGAAGTCATTACACCTAAAACGAAAGCGGTCATCATCAATTCACCGAGTAATCCGACAGGGATGATGTATTCAGAAGATGAATTGAGAGCACTTGGGCAAGTTTGCCTAGAAAATGACATATTAGTCGTATCAGATGAAATTTATGAAAAACTTATTTACACAGAAGAAAGCCATGTATCAATCGCTCAGTTGTCCGAGGATCTTTATAACCAAACGGTCATTATCAATGGAGTTTCGAAATCCCATTCCATGACTGGATGGAGGATCGGCTTCGCTGCAGGTAATAAACAGATTATCAAAGCGATGTCGAATATGGCTTCTCATTCTACATCCAATCCGACTTCAATCGCCCAATATGCCGCTTTAGCTGCCTATACGGGTTCAGAAGAAAAGGTGATTGAGATGAGAGATGCTTTCAAAGATCGTCTGGAAGCACTCTATCAATGGCTCATCGAAATTCCAGGAGTAGAATGTGTCAAACCATCTGGGGCATTTTATTTATTTCCAAATGTCAAAAAAGCAGCAGAAGAAGGTGGGTTCGAAGATGTAGACAGTTGGGTGAAAGCTCTGCTGGATGAAGAAAAAGTAGCTCTCGTTCCCGGTTCAGGCTTTGGAAGTCCGGAAAATGTCCGGTTATCTTATGCAACATCATTGGATCAACTCGAAAAAGCAGCCGATAGAATCAAACGTTTTGTAAACAATCATCAATCATAATGCAATGTTGGAGGTATTATAGTGAAAACGACGATTACAGAAGTAGCAAAGCATGTCGGGGAAGAAGTTACGATTGGAGCATGGCTCAGTAACAAACGTTCAAGCGGGAAAATTGCATTTCTTCAACTCCGTGATGGAACAGGATTTATGCAAGGGATAGTTGTCAAAGCAGATATTGGTGAAGAAAAGTTTCAAGAAGCCAAAGCACTTACCCAAGAATCTTCTCTTTATGTCACCGGAGTGATTGTAGAAGATACCCGCTCACCATTAGGTTTTGAGATGCAAGTCAATGATTTTGAAATCATTCACGAAGCAGTTGATTATCCGATCACCCCTAAAGAGCATGGTACAGAATTTTTGATGGACCATCGGCACTTATGGTTGCGCTCTAAGCGTCAGCATGCTGTGATGAAGGTGCGTAACGAAATCATTCGCGCTACGTATGAATTCTTCAATGAAAACGGTTATGTTAAGATCGATCCGCCAATTTTAACCGGTTCCTCTGCAGAAGGAACGACTGAGCTCTTCCATACGAAATATTTCGAAGAAGATGCTTATTTATCTCAAAGTGGGCAGCTTTATATGGAAGCAGCCGCTATGGCATTTGGTCGAGTATTCAGTTTCGGCCCGACCTTCCGTGCTGAAAAATCCAAAACGCGCCGTCACTTGATTGAATTCTGGATGATCGAACCGGAAATGGCATTCATGGATCATGAAGACAGCCTTGAAGTCCAGGAACAATATGTTTCCCATGTCGTCCAGTCTGTCTTGAATAATTGTAAGATTGAACTAGAAGCATTAGGACGCGACACAGAAAAACTGGAAAAAGTAAAAGCCCCATTCCCTCGTATCAGTTACGATGATGCTATTCAAATGGTGAAAGAAAAAGGCTTTGATGACATTGAATGGGGGGATGACTTCGGTGCACCTCATGAAACTGCCATTGCAGAAAGCTATGATAAACCGGTATTCATAACGAATTATCCAGCTGAAATCAAAGCCTTCTATATGAAACCAGATCCAAAGCGTTCGGAAGTCGTCTTGTGTGCTGACTTGATCGCTCCTGAAGGATATGGTGAGATTATCGGAGGTTCGCAGCGAATCGATGACTTGGAATTAATGAAGCAGCGATATGAAGAGCATGACTTAACGGGGGATGCTTATAAATGGTATCTTCAGTTGAGAGAGTACGGAAGCGTTCCACACTCTGGGTTCGGACTAGGTTTAGAACGGACAGTAGCATGGATCGCCGGGGTTGAACATGTACGTGAAACAATCCCATTCCCGCGCCTATTGAACCGTCTTTACCCTTGATCCAATCCTCAGGCGGATGATCAAACACCGATAACTCGCCCTATGGCGTATCGGTGTTTTTCATTCGAAAGGAATCTAATGAAAGAGGAGGGATTAATTTGGCTAAATATCAAAGTTTCCAAGACATCCTGGATAACCAAATGGTCGTTCCCAAACAATTGTTGATGAATTATCAAAAACTGAACATCAATGAAACAGATTTGGTGGTTATTTTACAAATTCATCGATTTCGGTCGGACGGAAATAATTTTCCCACTCCAGAGGAATTGGCAGATCATCTGTCTATATCTTCCCAAGAATGCTCACAAGTGCTGAGAAGTCTCATTCAAAAGCGAATTATGACTATTGAGCAAAACCATAACGAAGACAAGGTGTTAAATGAGTGTTATTCACTGGAACCATTATGGGAAAAACTGTTCGCGGCTACACCTGCACGAAAAGAGCCATCTTATGATGAAAATATTTTTCCCTTATTTGAGCAGGAATTCGGAAGACCATTGTCCCCATTTGAAATTGAAACGATCAATATTTGGTTAGACGAAGAAGAGCAGGCTCCAGCATTAATCAAAGCAGCGTTGCGAGAAGCAGTTTTGATGAGTAAACTCAACTTCAAGTATATCGACCGTATTTTGAGGGAATGGAAAAGAAAAGGAGTAAGGACCGTAGAACAAGCCCGCGAGCAGGGGAAACAATTCAGACAGGCTCAGCAACCAGCTAAAGCACAGCAGCAGCTGGAAAGTAAGAAGCGGGATATCTCATTGTACTATAACTGGTTGGAGGAGGATTCTTAAACAAGGATTATGCTGAATAAAAAACAAATCCGTCATTGTTTAGATGCCTTTGAAGAAATGTTTCCAGAGGCAGAATGTGAATTGACACACAGCAACCCATTTGAACTCTTAGTGGCAGTCGTATTATCTGCCCAAGCTACGGACGCGCTTGTAAACAAGGTAACTCCTGGTCTGTTTGAAAAATATAAAACACCTGAAGATTTCATGGCTGTCCCGCTTGAAGAACTGCAAGATGATATTAGAAGAATCGGGCTGTATCGGAACAAGGCAAAAAATATTAAGAAGCTTTCCCAAACGCTTGTTGAAGAGCATGGAGGGGAAGTTCCTTCTACCAAAAAACAACTCGAAAACTTGGCTGGAGTAGGAAGGAAGACCGCAAATGTCGTGGCATCAGTTGCCTTCGATGAACCGGCGATTGCGGTAGATACTCACGTAGAGCGTGTTTCGAAAAGATTGGGCCTCTCCCGGTGGAAAGACTCTGTTTTAGAAGTTGAAAAAACGTTAATGAGAAAAATCCCCATCGAAGAGTGGAGTGTGACACATCACCGGATGATTTTCTTCGGTAGATATCATTGCAAGGCTCAGCGGCCCAACTGTGAAGAATGTCCACTATTATTCTTATGCAGGGAAGGGCAGAAACGTATCCGAAAAAAAGAAAAGCAATAGAAAAAGCACTCCCGATTTTTCGGGAGTGCTTTTTTGATGCTATGCTGCATCATCTTGTTGATTATTGGAACCATCTTCTGATGGACTTCCTTCATCTGATCCTGAATCCTGACCAGAATCCCCGTTTCCATCATTGTTCCCGCTATCGTCATTATTTCCTCCATCATTGTTCCCGCCGCTATTATCATCTCCGTTTCCGTCTTGGTTGTTGTCACTATCATCGCCATTTTCATTACCGTTGCCGTTTCCATTTCCATTGCCATTGTTATTGTCATTATTTTCTTCGTTACCGTTGCCATTTTCATTGTTACCTTCATCCTGGTTTTCCTGCTCATTTTCCTGATCAGCATTTCCATCATCTTCATTCTGGTTTTCATCTTCATTTTCTTCAGTTGGTTCTTCTTGTAATGAACCAGGCGTTTGAACTTGAACTGTGGCAGGATCACTATTTTCAGCATCTTCATTATCACTGACGGCTACTACAGAGAATTCATAAGTAGCTCCAGGATCGATACTGGTGATCTCTAACTCCGTTTCTTTTGTTGTAGTCAATTCCCTGCTTTCTCCTCCATCAATAGAAGCTGCGATACGGAATGTGACACCATCTTTTTCTTCATAATTCCAACTCAAGTCAATACTGCCGCTTTCCTCATTGAACGCTCCGGATAGGGACTGTACTGGGTCCAGTTTTTGAAAGACTTCAGATACTTTTGATGGTTGATTATCAACATGGAAAAGTTCAGTCACTATTCGACTATCCGGTGTGTAGTCACTCGGAAGTCTCGCAGGACGAGAATCTTCTTCGACATCCACCCATGCTACAGAGTCAGGTTTTTTGAAGTCTGCGGTATCTTTACCTTCTGATAAGCTTGCCATTAAAGGTCTGTAAATTTGTTTTGGAATATCTTTAGCTGCTTGAGATAAGGCCTTTTCTTCATCATATCCAGTCCAGATCGAGATAGAGTAATCCGTTGTGTATCCATTGAACCATGAATCCGGGGCAAAGTCTCCTCGGTTTGTTGTCCCGGTTTTTCCTGCATCCGGGACACCAGGCACATTGGCAGCTGTTCCTGTTCCTTCACTCATCGTCGTTTGAAGCATATCGGAAATCATGAAAGCTGTATAGCTGTTCATTGCAGAAGAAGATTCAGGAGTAAGATCAATTGTTCCTTCTCCGGGTACTTCGACCTTTGTGACAGTGTAAGGTTCCGTATAGACACCTTCATTACCGAAAGCGGCGTATGAGCCGGCCAGTTGGACGGGATTGACACCTGTGCCACCACCGATGGCGTCCATTTGATGAATTTTATCGTCATTGAATTTAATGCCTAAACCTTCAGCAAACTCTTTCGCACGATCAAGCCCCACTTCTTCGATGGTCTTCAATGCCGGTATATTCAAAGATCGACTTAGAGCATACCTAGCGGAAACCCATCCACGGAATCGATTATCAAAATTATTTACTTCTTTTCCATTCACTTCTAATGGTTCATCTTTGATTTGGTGATAAGTAGATATTTTGTCGTACTGAATAGCAGGTCCATAAGCCGTTATCGGTTTGAAAGTGGAGCCTGGCTGCCGCTTGATGTCAGTAGCAAAGTTGAGATTTCCCTTTTCATAGTCACGGCCGCCACCGATTGCTTTGATAGCACCTGTCTTCGTATTTGTTACAGCAACACCTGTACGCAATTCTT
Coding sequences within:
- a CDS encoding penicillin-binding protein 1A; translated protein: MANDSQSRTARRKQMKTSKKSKKSPKFKKIFMILLTIGIVLMLGVGGLFAYYVAAAPELDESKLSVPFSSKVYDENGELVADLAGDERRTKVTYDEIPTVLKDAVIATEDARFYSHFGIDFRRIGGAVLANITEGFGAEGASTITQQVVKQSFLTSDKTLKRKVQEQYLAIKLDQDYSKEKILEMYLNKNYYGAGAYGVAEAAETYFGKNDISKLTLPEAALLAGLPQRPSGYMPFDNPDLAKDRMSTVLSLMVQHGKITEAEAEEARQVNLKDILVEEQQQKTNPYQAFIDRVAKEVEKKMDGADIYKDGLKIYTTLDPKAQDQVEQLLSSDGPISWPDEELRTGVAVTNTKTGAIKAIGGGRDYEKGNLNFATDIKRQPGSTFKPITAYGPAIQYDKISTYHQIKDEPLEVNGKEVNNFDNRFRGWVSARYALSRSLNIPALKTIEEVGLDRAKEFAEGLGIKFNDDKIHQMDAIGGGTGVNPVQLAGSYAAFGNEGVYTEPYTVTKVEVPGEGTIDLTPESSSAMNSYTAFMISDMLQTTMSEGTGTAANVPGVPDAGKTGTTNRGDFAPDSWFNGYTTDYSISIWTGYDEEKALSQAAKDIPKQIYRPLMASLSEGKDTADFKKPDSVAWVDVEEDSRPARLPSDYTPDSRIVTELFHVDNQPSKVSEVFQKLDPVQSLSGAFNEESGSIDLSWNYEEKDGVTFRIAASIDGGESRELTTTKETELEITSIDPGATYEFSVVAVSDNEDAENSDPATVQVQTPGSLQEEPTEENEDENQNEDDGNADQENEQENQDEGNNENGNGNEENNDNNNGNGNGNGNGNENGDDSDNNQDGNGDDNSGGNNDGGNNDDSGNNDGNGDSGQDSGSDEGSPSEDGSNNQQDDAA
- the panD gene encoding aspartate 1-decarboxylase translates to MFRTMMKAKIHRARVTEANLNYVGSITIDQNLMDQVGILPHEKVQIVNNNNGSRLETYVISGERGSGVICLNGAAARLVQPDDVVIIVSYAILSEEELADFKPKIALMGEGNQVEEIIEEEPPLTALPF
- the dinG gene encoding ATP-dependent DNA helicase DinG: MTTFAIVDLETTGNSASKGDRIIEIGIVVMNEEGSVVEEFSSLVYPEREIPPFITSLTGIEDEDVLEAPLFSEIAEDIYPLFQNGYIVAHNIEFDLSFLNDELARCGYQPLHNPIIDTVEFSRIMLPTSPTYKLGQLADHLNMGHDRPHRALSDAQVTADLLAYLLKELKSLPERTLVHLLKVESKLKSDLRPFIQLNIDQKRYGQITDPDIDIRHGISVRKQTNLRTTAPINLPSFESWKKDVYEGENGLKSLLDNFENRQGQQEMTTNVHEAFEQDKHAVIEAGAGTGKSVAYLLTASYHALQHDSRVVITTHTTSLQKQLLEDEIPKVERMFPRPIKAVLYKGKSHYISLVHFHYELENSYQDNYDVALTKAMILVWLTTTRTGDVDEIQLPSNGRQFWHKVSAEQSSKSVQLGYVDDSFYQWAQQKALHADLVITNHALFCMDIMKEESILPEYDRVVIDEAHHLESVSSRYFGVRMNYKEIQRHLTQFGEIFHKSVYRQWPLQREFHQYLERGQYAIDEAKEELSHLSRFIYQNVKKQKNLKGKSDVGRIQLVLKPEEMPSFMTTAKEMSYRFLASLQKLSHEMSKIEEQLRGLLSLKEDEGVPILLTRLHTHRELCQTIRSQLIHYFDFVREGEVKWVEIEGEGAANSIYLFSEPFDIARLLNQRLFQVKKSVILTSATLATDHSFTYIRDTLGLIDDERTLEVNIPSPYNYKNQVQLMVPNDFPNVKEDPDAFIEAISEAIYSVAEVTRGRMLVLFTSYDMLRKTYHLLRDFIDPEEFMIFAQGISSGSRDRLKKNFQAFDQAILLGTSSFWEGVDIPGDDLSCLMMVRLPFQPPDQPVQSIRNERMKKEGKNSFMEKSLPHAIIRFKQGFGRLIRSNKDRGIVFICDTRLMEARYGKYFLSSLPDVPVSYKSTRQLINQIEDWL
- a CDS encoding DUF5590 domain-containing protein; amino-acid sequence: MLKPQSSPYTAPRWLKWALLIAGILLILGLSLAVWMYIDINGDRKKGHEQAASFAKSETEISQIEKVSTYHGEREIHVVQGLKENEDSLIVFMDLKDEKILDTVSDKETLSIEEMQGQWADSCSACTFKDVQYGYEENEPVYQLTYIDGQDRYVLDYFTLTGDSFDQRFAFRKKE
- the nth gene encoding endonuclease III, whose protein sequence is MLNKKQIRHCLDAFEEMFPEAECELTHSNPFELLVAVVLSAQATDALVNKVTPGLFEKYKTPEDFMAVPLEELQDDIRRIGLYRNKAKNIKKLSQTLVEEHGGEVPSTKKQLENLAGVGRKTANVVASVAFDEPAIAVDTHVERVSKRLGLSRWKDSVLEVEKTLMRKIPIEEWSVTHHRMIFFGRYHCKAQRPNCEECPLLFLCREGQKRIRKKEKQ
- the asnS gene encoding asparagine--tRNA ligase, yielding MKTTITEVAKHVGEEVTIGAWLSNKRSSGKIAFLQLRDGTGFMQGIVVKADIGEEKFQEAKALTQESSLYVTGVIVEDTRSPLGFEMQVNDFEIIHEAVDYPITPKEHGTEFLMDHRHLWLRSKRQHAVMKVRNEIIRATYEFFNENGYVKIDPPILTGSSAEGTTELFHTKYFEEDAYLSQSGQLYMEAAAMAFGRVFSFGPTFRAEKSKTRRHLIEFWMIEPEMAFMDHEDSLEVQEQYVSHVVQSVLNNCKIELEALGRDTEKLEKVKAPFPRISYDDAIQMVKEKGFDDIEWGDDFGAPHETAIAESYDKPVFITNYPAEIKAFYMKPDPKRSEVVLCADLIAPEGYGEIIGGSQRIDDLELMKQRYEEHDLTGDAYKWYLQLREYGSVPHSGFGLGLERTVAWIAGVEHVRETIPFPRLLNRLYP
- a CDS encoding YpmA family protein, which produces MENKIETLSTVRIQKSDDLYKVVDTLNRTLKENNLMFGLSLDDDDAETAVFTIYRT
- a CDS encoding DnaD domain-containing protein, with translation MAKYQSFQDILDNQMVVPKQLLMNYQKLNINETDLVVILQIHRFRSDGNNFPTPEELADHLSISSQECSQVLRSLIQKRIMTIEQNHNEDKVLNECYSLEPLWEKLFAATPARKEPSYDENIFPLFEQEFGRPLSPFEIETINIWLDEEEQAPALIKAALREAVLMSKLNFKYIDRILREWKRKGVRTVEQAREQGKQFRQAQQPAKAQQQLESKKRDISLYYNWLEEDS
- a CDS encoding pyridoxal phosphate-dependent aminotransferase, translated to MQLADRVQSLTPSSTLAITAKAKALKAEGHDVIGLGAGEPDFNTPSYIIEAAKRAMDEGLTKYTPAGGIPELKNSITTKLKRDQSLTYTNEQIIVTTGAKHALFTLFQVLLNEGDEVIVPAPYWVSYPEQIKLAGGKPVILPAQESNDFKITPGQLKEVITPKTKAVIINSPSNPTGMMYSEDELRALGQVCLENDILVVSDEIYEKLIYTEESHVSIAQLSEDLYNQTVIINGVSKSHSMTGWRIGFAAGNKQIIKAMSNMASHSTSNPTSIAQYAALAAYTGSEEKVIEMRDAFKDRLEALYQWLIEIPGVECVKPSGAFYLFPNVKKAAEEGGFEDVDSWVKALLDEEKVALVPGSGFGSPENVRLSYATSLDQLEKAADRIKRFVNNHQS